One window of the Granulicella arctica genome contains the following:
- the metG gene encoding methionine--tRNA ligase subunit beta has translation MPATPQKFYLTTPIYYVNARPHIGHAYTTLVADTIARRHRLMGDDTFFLTGTDEHGQKIERSAAAAGIPPQAFADEVSAAFRTLWDRMGLTYNDYIRTTDPRHKQGAQKLFADLHARGQIYLSSYTGQYSIGEEMFIEGPPGTIGPDGRPTETVTEENFFFKLSEYQEKLLDLIESDTLHIQPESRKNEVLSFLRGNVAEATEAGEVLAISASGKAYVPGALRDLSVSRSSFTWGIPVPEPAASETQEKHVIYVWLDALANYMTAMGYGSEAPEDIAKFEKYWPADLHLVGKEIIRFHCVYWPAFLLAANLPLPKAVTAHGWLLFDDSKMSKSKGNIVRTETILDAFGTLLPKPLDGPGPEFSDEHWKHEQDLFATDILRYFLLREIPFGQDGSFSFKAMITRYNADLANGYGNLVSRTLAMIKSNFDGAIPGKGDAAQNDPSGWDVIDQVHKKFERYDFSGATQDLWFFLGAVDGLISSAAPWKLAKSEDPTDKLKLETVLYAASESIRVLTALLYPILPNATAKVWLQLGLGDIEQAAANGKLKDLKWGGLQPGTKLGPLGPIFPRADKGLAQIMTDIEASKAPKSTLIDELNPTLPEHHDSNDPAAGPRTATLAEPNPGAFVAGSHAVTTERLHTSHTDAPASGPFVAAALATATPDTPQIAIDDFVKIDLRVAKITIAERIPKADKLLRLEVDLGYEQRQILSGIAEWYTPEELIGRRIVIIANLAPRKMRGLESHGMLLAASSGDNTKPVLTTFPDTEDLALGSRVR, from the coding sequence ATGCCTGCCACCCCACAAAAGTTCTATCTCACCACGCCGATCTACTACGTCAACGCGCGCCCCCACATCGGCCACGCCTACACCACCCTCGTAGCCGACACCATCGCCCGCCGCCACCGCCTCATGGGAGACGACACCTTCTTCCTCACCGGCACCGATGAGCACGGCCAGAAGATCGAGCGCAGCGCCGCCGCCGCAGGTATTCCGCCGCAAGCCTTCGCCGACGAAGTCTCCGCAGCCTTCCGCACCCTCTGGGACCGCATGGGCCTCACCTACAACGACTACATCCGCACCACCGACCCCCGCCATAAACAAGGCGCCCAAAAGCTCTTCGCCGACCTCCACGCCCGCGGCCAGATCTACCTCAGCTCCTACACCGGCCAATACTCCATCGGCGAGGAGATGTTCATCGAGGGCCCACCCGGCACCATCGGCCCCGACGGCCGCCCCACCGAAACCGTCACCGAAGAAAACTTCTTCTTCAAGCTCTCCGAGTATCAGGAGAAGCTCCTCGACCTCATCGAGTCCGACACCCTCCACATCCAGCCCGAGTCCCGCAAAAATGAAGTCCTCAGCTTCCTTCGCGGCAATGTAGCCGAGGCGACAGAAGCGGGCGAAGTCCTCGCCATCTCCGCCTCAGGCAAAGCCTACGTTCCCGGAGCACTCCGCGACCTCTCCGTCTCCCGAAGCTCCTTCACCTGGGGAATCCCAGTCCCTGAGCCAGCCGCCAGCGAGACCCAGGAAAAGCACGTCATCTATGTCTGGCTAGACGCCCTCGCCAACTACATGACTGCCATGGGCTACGGCAGCGAAGCACCTGAAGACATAGCCAAGTTTGAGAAGTACTGGCCAGCAGACCTCCACCTCGTCGGCAAAGAGATCATCCGCTTTCACTGCGTCTACTGGCCCGCCTTCCTGCTCGCCGCCAACCTGCCCCTGCCAAAAGCAGTCACAGCCCACGGCTGGCTCCTTTTCGACGACAGCAAAATGTCGAAGTCCAAGGGCAATATCGTCCGCACCGAAACAATCCTCGACGCCTTCGGCACCCTGCTGCCCAAGCCCCTTGACGGTCCCGGGCCAGAGTTCAGCGACGAACACTGGAAGCACGAACAGGACCTCTTCGCCACCGACATCCTCCGCTACTTCCTGCTCCGCGAAATCCCCTTCGGACAGGACGGCAGCTTCAGCTTCAAAGCCATGATCACCCGCTACAACGCCGACTTGGCCAACGGCTACGGCAATCTCGTTAGCCGTACATTGGCTATGATCAAGTCGAACTTCGATGGAGCAATCCCAGGCAAAGGCGACGCTGCGCAGAACGATCCATCGGGATGGGATGTCATTGATCAGGTTCATAAGAAGTTTGAGCGGTATGACTTCTCAGGCGCGACCCAAGACCTATGGTTCTTTTTGGGTGCAGTGGATGGACTAATCTCCAGTGCCGCACCTTGGAAACTGGCAAAGTCAGAAGATCCCACGGACAAGCTGAAACTTGAGACTGTTCTTTACGCCGCCAGTGAGAGCATCCGTGTTCTCACCGCCCTCCTCTACCCAATTCTCCCGAACGCCACCGCCAAAGTCTGGCTCCAACTCGGCCTCGGGGACATAGAACAAGCCGCTGCAAACGGTAAGCTAAAGGACCTAAAATGGGGCGGCCTCCAACCCGGCACCAAGCTCGGCCCACTTGGCCCCATCTTCCCCCGAGCAGATAAAGGACTCGCCCAGATCATGACCGACATCGAAGCCAGCAAGGCTCCCAAATCCACCCTCATCGACGAACTCAACCCCACCCTACCTGAGCACCACGACTCGAACGATCCCGCTGCCGGTCCCCGCACCGCCACACTCGCCGAGCCAAATCCCGGGGCCTTCGTCGCCGGCTCCCACGCCGTCACCACCGAGCGCCTCCACACCTCGCACACCGACGCTCCAGCATCAGGCCCCTTCGTCGCGGCCGCCCTCGCCACCGCAACCCCGGACACCCCGCAGATCGCCATCGACGACTTCGTCAAGATCGATCTCCGCGTCGCAAAGATCACTATCGCCGAGCGTATCCCCAAAGCGGACAAGCTTTTACGGCTGGAAGTTGATCTAGGATATGAACAACGTCAGATCCTCTCCGGCATCGCAGAATGGTACACACCGGAAGAGCTGATCGGGCGACGGATCGTCATCATAGCAAACCTCGCACCCCGCAAGATGCGCGGTCTTGAGTCCCATGGCATGCTCCTCGCCGCCTCCTCAGGCGACAATACAAAGCCAGTCCTAACCACCTTCCCCGACACCGAAGACCTCGCGCTTGGATCCCGCGTCCGGTAG
- a CDS encoding MFS transporter has translation MATQNIGFTSNDTQSANIRWFVCGLLFLATTINYMDRSVLSLIEPQLHLPFMGWLRGVDPKLQYLYNLNYGRIIICFQIAYGVGLLTAGRIIDKVGTKVGYAVAIGVWALASLSHSLVASVLGFCIARALLGLGEAGNFPAAIKATTEWFPSEERALATGLFNSGSNASFFIAPILIAAVTSRFGWRSAFLCTGSMGILWLVLWLFFPYNRLRRGSTQTQANLEPVVPLAERAGFFDLFRRLAKTRELYAFAIGKALTDPIWWFYLFYLPKFLNENYGLDLNHAKYPLIVIYSVSSVGSIGGGWLSGFRMKQGHSVNSGRKFAMLICALCVLPIMLVPHMHTIFATNPWPAIALFSLAAAAHQGWSANIFSTPTDMFPSSAVSTVVGIGGAAGAVGGAIFTWIVSHYFALHPLLIFLLGGFSYITALAIFQLLVPRLGATRKAA, from the coding sequence ATGGCCACACAGAACATCGGCTTCACCTCGAACGATACCCAGAGCGCCAACATCCGCTGGTTCGTCTGCGGCCTCCTCTTCCTCGCCACCACCATCAACTACATGGACCGCTCGGTCCTCTCCCTCATCGAGCCCCAGCTTCACCTTCCCTTCATGGGTTGGCTTCGCGGTGTCGACCCCAAGCTCCAATACCTCTACAACCTCAACTACGGTCGCATCATCATCTGCTTCCAGATCGCTTACGGAGTCGGTCTCCTCACCGCCGGTCGCATCATCGACAAGGTTGGCACCAAAGTCGGCTACGCCGTGGCCATCGGCGTCTGGGCCCTTGCCTCGCTCAGCCACTCCCTCGTCGCCTCCGTTCTCGGCTTCTGCATCGCCCGCGCTCTCCTCGGACTAGGCGAAGCCGGTAACTTCCCCGCCGCCATCAAAGCCACCACCGAATGGTTTCCCTCCGAGGAACGCGCCCTCGCCACCGGCCTCTTCAACTCCGGCTCGAACGCCTCCTTCTTTATCGCCCCCATCCTCATCGCCGCCGTCACCTCGCGCTTCGGCTGGCGCTCCGCCTTCCTCTGCACCGGCTCGATGGGCATCCTCTGGCTCGTCCTCTGGCTCTTCTTTCCCTACAACCGTCTCCGTCGCGGCTCCACGCAGACGCAGGCGAACCTCGAACCAGTCGTTCCCCTCGCCGAACGCGCCGGCTTCTTCGACCTCTTCCGCCGCCTCGCCAAAACCCGCGAGCTCTACGCCTTCGCCATCGGCAAAGCACTCACCGACCCGATCTGGTGGTTCTACCTCTTCTACCTCCCCAAGTTCCTCAACGAGAACTACGGCTTGGACCTCAACCACGCCAAATATCCCCTCATCGTCATCTACAGCGTCTCCAGCGTCGGCTCCATCGGCGGTGGCTGGCTCTCCGGCTTTCGCATGAAGCAGGGCCACAGCGTCAACTCCGGCCGCAAATTCGCCATGCTCATCTGCGCCCTCTGCGTCCTGCCCATCATGCTCGTCCCGCACATGCACACCATCTTCGCCACCAATCCCTGGCCCGCAATCGCCCTCTTCTCCCTCGCCGCCGCCGCGCATCAAGGCTGGTCCGCCAATATCTTCTCCACCCCAACGGACATGTTCCCCTCCTCAGCCGTCTCCACCGTCGTCGGCATCGGCGGAGCCGCAGGCGCAGTCGGCGGAGCCATCTTCACCTGGATCGTCTCCCACTACTTCGCCCTCCACCCGCTCCTCATCTTCCTCCTCGGCGGCTTCTCCTACATCACCGCCCTGGCCATCTTCCAACTCCTCGTCCCACGCCTCGGCGCAACCCGCAAAGCCGCCTAA
- a CDS encoding DMT family transporter produces the protein MMWLSFLAALAAGAANPFQSGTNAGLNRQLGQPLWAGLIVYVSGVLGLLLMLAFVRQPLPTMAHIAAVKPWAWLGGLISIGSTLAGLVLAQRLGSANFTGLTLTASLVTSVVLDQMGWIGFRQHAASPGRLIGCGLMVVGVWMISRY, from the coding sequence ATGATGTGGTTGAGCTTTCTGGCGGCGCTGGCAGCGGGAGCGGCGAATCCCTTTCAGTCGGGTACGAATGCGGGGTTGAACAGGCAGCTTGGTCAGCCGCTTTGGGCGGGACTGATCGTGTATGTTTCGGGTGTTCTGGGACTGCTGCTGATGCTGGCATTTGTGCGGCAGCCTTTGCCGACGATGGCGCATATTGCAGCGGTAAAGCCCTGGGCCTGGCTCGGTGGATTGATCAGTATTGGTTCAACCTTGGCTGGCTTGGTGTTGGCGCAGCGGTTGGGATCTGCGAACTTTACGGGGCTTACGCTGACGGCTTCGCTGGTGACTTCGGTGGTGCTGGACCAGATGGGCTGGATTGGTTTCAGGCAGCATGCGGCTTCGCCTGGAAGACTAATTGGGTGTGGGTTGATGGTTGTCGGGGTCTGGATGATTTCTCGGTATTAG
- a CDS encoding alpha-L-fucosidase produces the protein MNIASRTIATATLLAAFTLPAVAQLEGNRIATSAAHPVPAVQDTETPAQRDARMAWWRDARFGMFIHWGLYSIPAGVWKGHADPEIGEWIMNHESIPVADYKALATQFNPTAFNAHDIVALAKSAGMKYIVITAKHHDGFAMFDSKADPFNIVAATPYHRDPLKELAAECKKQGLKLGFYYSQDQDWTAPGGAAYKTGNHDLPSHHWDPAAQDGSFADYLHKKAIPQMEELLTNYSTDFPVVIWFDTPTDDMTPALAGEIVALLNKHPNLIWNNRLGGGYKGDTETPEQFIPPNGYPGLDWESCMTMNDTWGYKTNDTNFKSTETLIRNLVDIASKGGNYLLNIGPDSHGTVPAPEVERLQQVGKWTAVNGAALYGTHPTLFGAETGSYSTTEKDKKGQPKFNTTWEWRSTTAPDKIYITLFKWPGSTFHLDMKDAKSPRTVTSAYLLADKSHKALKVTHTGTAIDVALPSQALDPIATVLVLNTTK, from the coding sequence GTGAATATCGCAAGCCGCACCATCGCCACCGCCACTCTCCTGGCCGCCTTCACCCTTCCCGCCGTAGCCCAGCTTGAAGGCAATCGCATCGCCACCTCCGCGGCCCATCCCGTCCCCGCCGTTCAGGACACCGAAACGCCAGCCCAGCGTGACGCCCGCATGGCCTGGTGGCGCGACGCCCGCTTCGGCATGTTCATCCACTGGGGCCTCTACTCCATCCCCGCCGGAGTCTGGAAAGGCCACGCCGACCCGGAGATCGGCGAGTGGATCATGAACCACGAGTCCATCCCCGTAGCGGACTACAAGGCCCTCGCCACCCAATTCAATCCCACCGCCTTCAACGCACACGACATCGTCGCACTCGCCAAGTCCGCCGGCATGAAGTACATCGTCATCACCGCCAAGCACCACGACGGCTTCGCCATGTTCGACTCCAAGGCCGACCCCTTCAACATCGTCGCCGCCACCCCCTACCACCGCGACCCCCTCAAAGAACTCGCAGCCGAGTGCAAAAAGCAGGGCCTCAAACTCGGCTTCTACTACTCGCAGGATCAGGACTGGACCGCTCCCGGTGGCGCAGCCTACAAGACCGGCAATCACGATCTACCGAGCCACCATTGGGATCCCGCTGCCCAGGATGGCAGCTTCGCTGACTATCTCCACAAGAAGGCCATCCCCCAGATGGAAGAGCTTCTCACCAACTACAGCACCGACTTCCCCGTCGTCATCTGGTTCGACACCCCCACAGACGACATGACCCCCGCCCTCGCCGGCGAAATCGTCGCCCTCCTCAACAAGCACCCCAACCTCATCTGGAACAATCGCCTCGGCGGCGGCTACAAGGGTGACACCGAAACCCCCGAACAGTTCATCCCGCCGAACGGCTATCCCGGTCTCGACTGGGAGTCCTGCATGACCATGAACGACACCTGGGGCTACAAGACCAACGACACCAACTTCAAGTCGACCGAAACCCTCATCCGCAACCTGGTCGACATCGCCAGCAAAGGTGGCAACTACCTCCTCAACATCGGCCCCGACTCCCACGGCACCGTCCCCGCCCCCGAGGTCGAGCGCCTGCAGCAGGTCGGCAAGTGGACAGCCGTCAACGGAGCCGCCCTCTACGGCACCCACCCCACCCTCTTCGGAGCCGAAACCGGCAGCTACAGCACCACCGAGAAAGATAAGAAGGGCCAGCCCAAATTCAACACAACCTGGGAATGGCGCAGCACCACCGCTCCCGACAAGATCTACATCACCCTCTTCAAGTGGCCCGGCAGCACCTTCCACCTCGACATGAAGGACGCCAAATCCCCCCGCACCGTCACCAGCGCCTACCTGCTCGCCGACAAATCCCACAAAGCCCTCAAAGTCACCCACACCGGCACCGCGATCGACGTAGCCCTACCCAGCCAGGCCCTCGATCCAATCGCCACCGTCCTCGTCCTCAACACCACCAAATAA
- a CDS encoding alpha/beta hydrolase family protein: protein MITFQSGDKTIRLDQIEPAGPGPFPAVLLVHGSGGNISFWLDSIAPFITRLGVALYAVHYFERTGTIRADTATILDGVHVPLWLDTLSDALEAIAARPTVNPRRIALLGISLGAFLSLAHATLPNRRRVRAIVEVSGGLDGDYIAGATATFPPTLILHGEQDTIVPVSRARTLDDLLTRLDIPHQIQLFPNEGHHFSPTAQLRILQATATFLGKRL, encoded by the coding sequence ATGATCACCTTCCAAAGCGGAGACAAGACTATCCGCCTCGACCAGATCGAGCCAGCAGGCCCCGGTCCCTTCCCAGCTGTCCTCCTCGTCCACGGATCAGGCGGCAACATCTCCTTCTGGCTCGATAGCATCGCTCCCTTCATCACCCGCCTCGGCGTCGCCCTCTACGCCGTCCACTACTTCGAGCGAACCGGCACCATCCGCGCCGACACCGCCACCATCCTCGATGGCGTCCACGTCCCCCTCTGGCTCGACACCCTCAGTGACGCCCTCGAAGCCATCGCCGCCCGCCCCACCGTCAACCCCCGCCGCATCGCCCTCCTCGGCATCTCCCTCGGAGCCTTCCTCTCCCTCGCCCACGCCACCCTCCCCAACCGCCGCCGCGTCCGCGCCATCGTCGAAGTCTCCGGCGGTCTCGACGGAGACTACATCGCCGGAGCCACAGCCACCTTCCCACCCACGCTCATCCTCCACGGCGAGCAGGACACCATAGTCCCTGTCTCTCGAGCCCGCACACTCGACGACCTCCTCACCCGCCTCGACATCCCCCACCAGATCCAGCTCTTCCCCAACGAAGGCCACCACTTCTCCCCCACCGCCCAACTTCGCATCCTCCAGGCCACAGCCACCTTCCTCGGAAAACGCCTCTAG
- the meaB gene encoding methylmalonyl Co-A mutase-associated GTPase MeaB translates to MRGIIADVDVRELDRQARGMVERMRAGDVRSLARAVSLVEDRGVGAAELLAACAQFVGSAVRVGVTGPPGAGKSTLVDQMARWLRGQGKTVGVVAVDPSSPYTGGALLGDRIRMQGFVGDDGVFVRSMASRGAMGGLAQGARDVCSVLEAAGRELILIETVGVGQDEVAVMGLADVTVLVLVPGMGDDVQSLKAGVMEVADVFVVNKSDRGGAERVEQEIRAVQGLVANEGWVPEVVRTVATTGEGVGELMGAVERFLAGKIRRKAPVGGGLRLDHLGVAVRSIEGARKFYEALGTRVSSEEIVEHEQVRVAMMPVGESRIELLEAMAEESVIGRFVAKRGEGLHHVALRVGGVDALFARLTADGVRLASDAVRVGAGGHRYFFVHPSSTGGVLVEIVGDAE, encoded by the coding sequence GTGCGCGGTATCATCGCTGACGTGGATGTGCGCGAGTTGGACAGGCAGGCGCGGGGGATGGTGGAGCGGATGCGGGCGGGGGATGTACGCTCGCTGGCCCGGGCGGTGTCTTTGGTGGAGGATCGGGGAGTTGGGGCGGCGGAGTTGCTGGCGGCGTGTGCTCAGTTCGTGGGGAGTGCGGTGCGGGTGGGGGTGACGGGGCCGCCGGGTGCGGGGAAGAGCACGCTGGTCGACCAGATGGCGCGATGGCTCAGGGGACAAGGAAAGACGGTTGGGGTTGTGGCGGTTGATCCCTCGAGCCCGTATACGGGTGGGGCGCTGCTGGGGGACCGGATACGGATGCAGGGGTTTGTGGGGGACGATGGCGTGTTTGTGCGGAGTATGGCGTCGCGGGGGGCGATGGGCGGACTGGCGCAGGGAGCGCGGGATGTTTGCTCGGTGCTGGAGGCGGCGGGGCGGGAGTTGATCCTGATTGAGACGGTGGGGGTGGGACAGGATGAGGTTGCGGTGATGGGGCTGGCGGATGTGACGGTGCTGGTGCTGGTGCCGGGGATGGGGGACGACGTCCAGAGTTTGAAGGCGGGTGTGATGGAGGTAGCGGATGTTTTTGTGGTGAATAAGAGTGATCGGGGTGGGGCGGAGCGGGTGGAGCAGGAGATTCGGGCTGTGCAGGGGTTGGTGGCGAATGAGGGATGGGTGCCGGAGGTGGTGCGGACGGTGGCTACAACGGGTGAGGGTGTGGGGGAGTTGATGGGGGCGGTGGAGCGATTTCTGGCTGGGAAGATCCGGCGGAAGGCGCCGGTGGGGGGAGGTTTGCGGCTGGATCATCTTGGGGTGGCGGTGCGGAGTATAGAGGGGGCTCGGAAATTCTATGAGGCGCTTGGGACTCGGGTGAGTTCCGAGGAGATTGTTGAGCATGAGCAGGTGCGGGTGGCGATGATGCCGGTTGGGGAGAGCCGGATTGAGTTGTTGGAGGCTATGGCGGAGGAGTCGGTGATTGGGAGGTTTGTGGCGAAGCGGGGTGAGGGGCTGCACCATGTGGCGCTGCGGGTCGGCGGGGTGGATGCTCTGTTTGCGCGGCTGACGGCGGATGGGGTGCGGCTGGCGAGTGATGCGGTTCGTGTGGGTGCGGGCGGGCATCGGTATTTTTTTGTGCATCCGTCGAGTACGGGTGGGGTGCTGGTGGAGATTGTTGGGGATGCTGAGTGA
- the tsaB gene encoding tRNA (adenosine(37)-N6)-threonylcarbamoyltransferase complex dimerization subunit type 1 TsaB: MKLLLIDTCGAEGSVALAEGSQVLAAEVLPGRSASERLVPVIRLALEGQGLRLGELAAIVVVHGPGSFTGVRVGLSAAKGLSEAAGVPLVAVSRLAVLARGAGRVLAVLDAGRGEFYFGEYVDGRCVGESLVTQAELVEAVGGAEVVVCEARVVAALEGVVRVRVVAEPVAGDVVGIGMERVEAGSFDDAAVVDANYLRRTDEQLFARPKVAV; this comes from the coding sequence ATGAAGCTGTTGCTGATCGATACGTGTGGTGCAGAGGGTAGTGTGGCGCTGGCGGAGGGTTCGCAGGTGTTGGCGGCGGAAGTGTTGCCAGGGCGAAGTGCTTCGGAGCGGCTGGTGCCGGTGATCCGGCTGGCTCTGGAGGGGCAGGGTTTGCGGCTGGGGGAGTTGGCGGCGATTGTGGTGGTGCATGGGCCGGGCTCGTTTACGGGGGTGCGGGTTGGGCTGAGTGCGGCGAAGGGTTTGAGTGAGGCTGCAGGGGTGCCGCTGGTCGCGGTGTCCCGGCTGGCGGTGCTGGCGCGGGGAGCGGGGCGGGTGCTCGCAGTGCTTGATGCGGGGCGGGGTGAGTTTTATTTTGGGGAGTATGTGGATGGGCGGTGCGTTGGGGAGTCGCTGGTGACGCAGGCAGAGCTGGTGGAGGCGGTTGGTGGGGCGGAGGTTGTGGTGTGTGAGGCGCGGGTGGTGGCTGCGCTTGAGGGAGTGGTACGGGTGCGGGTGGTGGCGGAACCGGTTGCGGGGGATGTGGTGGGGATTGGGATGGAGCGGGTGGAGGCTGGGAGTTTCGATGATGCTGCCGTGGTGGATGCGAATTATCTGCGGCGGACGGATGAGCAGCTATTTGCGCGGCCTAAGGTGGCGGTTTGA
- a CDS encoding GNAT family N-acetyltransferase has translation MIEIVIAAARAEDIAEVVRVEREAVEAPHWAEGEYVGMVGAGAVRCLLVARRDGEIVGFAVGHLVGDEAELESVVVRALERRGGVGRALCRAVIAWAWESGGEVMDLEVRASSGAIALYRGLGFDVVGQRRGYYAAPDEDAVLMRLVRGVVDLE, from the coding sequence TTGATCGAGATCGTGATTGCGGCCGCTCGGGCTGAGGATATTGCGGAGGTGGTGCGGGTGGAGCGGGAGGCTGTGGAGGCTCCTCATTGGGCTGAGGGGGAGTATGTGGGGATGGTGGGGGCGGGTGCGGTGCGGTGTCTGTTGGTGGCGCGCAGGGATGGGGAGATCGTTGGCTTTGCTGTGGGGCATCTGGTAGGGGATGAGGCGGAGCTTGAGAGTGTGGTGGTGCGGGCTTTAGAGCGGCGAGGCGGGGTTGGGAGAGCGCTGTGTAGAGCGGTGATCGCGTGGGCGTGGGAGAGCGGTGGCGAGGTGATGGACCTCGAGGTGCGTGCTTCGAGTGGAGCGATTGCGCTGTATCGGGGATTGGGATTTGATGTGGTGGGACAGCGGCGGGGATACTATGCTGCTCCTGATGAGGATGCGGTGTTGATGCGGCTTGTGCGTGGAGTTGTTGATCTTGAATAA
- a CDS encoding phosphatidylserine decarboxylase family protein, with amino-acid sequence MVRDGFLYAFGLGVVAVLLWWLTHITLLAAIPVVLAIFFLWFFRDPNRKIPAEPGQIVSPADGVVTEAEWIETVTGSRLRLSIFLNVFDVHVNRAPVSGTVKIVEHRDGQFMNAMNPESVLYNEQTLVVIEGDGYDVGFKQIAGLLARRIVCNVKPGDRVERGQRVGLIKFGSRVDVLMPAEANLRVKMGARVKGGSTVLAVVPQPDDLVLEA; translated from the coding sequence ATGGTTCGTGACGGTTTTCTCTATGCATTTGGGCTGGGAGTGGTGGCGGTACTTCTATGGTGGCTGACGCACATCACCTTGCTGGCCGCGATTCCTGTCGTTCTGGCGATATTTTTCCTTTGGTTCTTTCGTGATCCGAACCGGAAGATTCCTGCAGAGCCGGGGCAGATCGTTTCGCCTGCGGATGGTGTCGTGACCGAGGCCGAGTGGATTGAGACGGTGACGGGCAGCCGGTTGCGCCTGAGCATCTTCCTGAATGTGTTTGATGTGCATGTGAACCGTGCGCCGGTGAGTGGCACGGTGAAGATCGTCGAGCATCGCGATGGGCAGTTTATGAATGCGATGAATCCTGAGTCTGTGCTTTATAACGAGCAGACGCTGGTGGTGATTGAGGGCGACGGATACGATGTCGGCTTCAAGCAGATTGCTGGATTGCTGGCTCGACGGATCGTCTGCAACGTGAAGCCGGGTGATCGGGTTGAGCGTGGACAGCGTGTTGGGTTGATCAAGTTTGGTTCGCGAGTGGATGTGCTGATGCCGGCCGAGGCGAATCTGCGGGTGAAGATGGGAGCCCGTGTAAAGGGCGGCTCGACGGTGCTGGCGGTTGTTCCGCAGCCGGACGACCTGGTGTTGGAGGCCTGA
- the pssA gene encoding CDP-diacylglycerol--serine O-phosphatidyltransferase: protein MADEASGQILDEGKVRRRPSRGMYVLPSLFTAGNIAAGYYAITQGIQGTLADPSYFDRAALAIGFAVLFDGVDGQVARRTRTTSDFGKELDSLADVITFGVAPSLLAYMWGFRMLPATVDALMRARILHLGGFICFLFLICGACRLARFNISINPQPRNPGRPGSKYFVGMPIPAGAGVIASVIHFFNGHAIYNPWKSLLWMGLIAGTGFLMVSSWRFWSGKEISAGDRHPFQLVVVLVFVIGLLLLYSEWTLILLALGYLVSGVFARLAYSWSRDRRHASASGGA from the coding sequence ATGGCCGACGAGGCGTCGGGACAGATTCTGGATGAGGGCAAGGTGCGGCGTCGTCCAAGCCGCGGCATGTATGTGTTGCCTTCGCTGTTTACTGCGGGGAATATTGCGGCTGGCTATTATGCGATCACGCAGGGGATTCAAGGTACGCTTGCCGATCCGTCGTACTTCGATCGCGCTGCGCTGGCGATCGGGTTTGCGGTGTTGTTTGATGGCGTAGATGGCCAGGTTGCGCGCAGGACACGGACGACGAGCGACTTCGGCAAGGAGTTGGACTCGCTGGCGGACGTGATCACGTTTGGTGTTGCGCCTAGTTTGCTCGCCTATATGTGGGGCTTCCGGATGCTGCCCGCCACGGTGGATGCGTTGATGCGTGCGCGGATACTGCACCTTGGCGGATTTATTTGTTTTTTGTTTCTGATCTGCGGGGCATGCCGGCTGGCGCGGTTCAACATCAGCATCAATCCGCAGCCGCGGAATCCGGGGCGACCGGGGTCGAAGTATTTTGTTGGTATGCCGATTCCTGCGGGAGCCGGTGTGATCGCTTCGGTGATTCACTTCTTTAACGGGCATGCGATCTATAACCCATGGAAGTCGTTGCTGTGGATGGGGCTGATTGCGGGTACGGGATTCTTGATGGTGAGTAGCTGGCGTTTCTGGAGCGGCAAGGAGATCAGCGCTGGGGATCGACATCCGTTCCAGCTTGTAGTGGTGCTGGTGTTTGTGATCGGGCTGCTGCTGCTGTACTCGGAGTGGACGCTGATTTTGCTGGCGCTGGGATACCTGGTGTCCGGCGTGTTTGCGCGACTGGCGTATTCGTGGAGCCGGGATCGCCGTCATGCTTCGGCCTCTGGCGGAGCTTAG